The following proteins are co-located in the Methylomonas sp. 11b genome:
- a CDS encoding alpha/beta fold hydrolase, with the protein MTNTNKTSFEFTEEMKGYLSLGQTAFEDGYKQGKEDNHYFMFHLTIQSDDLDTFLESDAHESAAIGYVEGDLIGGRRTVDKGVFNLFVDSADADRKQMLYRLFFTDANGQALTLSGRKQIQNNVGPDLWADTTTLFTNLFKGHVTADKEAKAKVYATGLLYIEVMDFAKQLTTIRASGETLKDRLHAVERFGGFFLGALWEVYKPSMTPKMGSFEREIPLYTLEGVKDAEISTHPFTTADRLGLSLLRFKRAACDDVVVLVPGLTAASDMFIMPEHYNLTSYLLDHGFSDVWTLDGRISNRYSYNLHRHHYNVDDLALYDMPAAIATVRAAVGPSARIHVISHCFGALAFTMGLFGKAVTGVRSLIANGVALTPCVPMPAKIKLYLGPLAADYILGVDYLNPYWRREPGWGAGKLLATAISAFHKECDSPECHMLSFMWGWGFPVLYKHENLHDVTHRRCGDLFGGCSVNYYRHVLKMVNANNTAVKYQPNEPSYRSLPDNYFQHAAEIDTPCLFVAGQDNALFRNSNIVCHQRLEQIVPGRHELHLFPDYGHADVIMGKNAAQDIYPRFVEFLQKHRN; encoded by the coding sequence ATGACAAATACCAACAAAACCTCGTTCGAATTCACCGAAGAAATGAAAGGCTATCTCAGCCTGGGCCAAACCGCTTTTGAAGACGGTTACAAGCAAGGCAAAGAGGACAACCATTACTTCATGTTTCATCTGACCATCCAAAGCGACGATTTGGATACTTTTTTAGAATCCGACGCCCACGAGTCGGCGGCCATCGGCTATGTGGAAGGCGATTTGATCGGCGGTCGCCGTACTGTCGATAAAGGCGTGTTCAATTTGTTCGTCGATAGCGCCGATGCCGACCGTAAACAAATGCTCTATCGGCTGTTTTTCACCGATGCCAACGGCCAGGCCTTGACCTTAAGCGGCAGAAAGCAAATTCAAAACAACGTCGGCCCGGATTTGTGGGCAGACACCACCACCCTGTTTACCAACCTATTCAAAGGCCATGTGACAGCCGATAAGGAAGCCAAAGCCAAAGTCTACGCCACCGGCTTGCTGTATATCGAAGTGATGGACTTTGCCAAGCAATTGACGACGATACGGGCCAGCGGCGAGACCTTAAAAGACCGCTTGCACGCGGTGGAACGCTTTGGCGGTTTCTTTTTGGGCGCGCTATGGGAGGTTTACAAACCGTCCATGACGCCCAAAATGGGCAGTTTCGAGCGAGAAATTCCGCTATACACCTTGGAAGGCGTGAAGGATGCGGAGATCAGCACCCACCCGTTCACCACTGCCGACCGGCTAGGCCTGAGTTTGTTGCGCTTCAAGCGGGCGGCGTGCGACGACGTGGTGGTTCTGGTACCGGGCCTGACTGCCGCCAGCGATATGTTCATCATGCCGGAACATTACAACCTGACCAGCTATCTGTTGGACCACGGTTTCAGCGATGTCTGGACGCTAGACGGTCGCATCAGTAATCGTTATTCCTATAACCTACATCGCCACCATTACAACGTCGACGATCTGGCGCTATACGACATGCCGGCCGCCATCGCCACCGTGCGCGCAGCGGTCGGGCCGTCTGCTCGCATCCATGTCATCAGCCACTGCTTTGGAGCTTTGGCGTTTACCATGGGTTTGTTCGGCAAAGCCGTCACCGGCGTGCGCAGCTTGATTGCCAACGGCGTGGCGCTGACGCCGTGCGTGCCGATGCCGGCCAAGATCAAGCTGTATCTGGGGCCGCTGGCCGCCGATTATATTTTGGGCGTGGATTATCTGAACCCCTATTGGCGGCGCGAACCGGGTTGGGGCGCAGGTAAATTGCTGGCGACGGCGATTTCGGCTTTTCACAAAGAGTGCGACTCGCCGGAATGTCATATGCTCAGTTTTATGTGGGGCTGGGGTTTTCCGGTGTTGTACAAACACGAAAATCTGCACGATGTGACACATCGCCGCTGCGGGGATTTATTCGGCGGTTGTAGCGTCAATTACTACCGGCATGTGTTGAAAATGGTCAATGCCAATAACACCGCCGTGAAATATCAGCCTAACGAACCAAGCTATCGCAGTTTGCCGGACAATTATTTCCAACATGCCGCCGAGATCGACACGCCGTGCCTGTTCGTCGCCGGCCAGGACAATGCTTTATTCCGCAATTCCAATATCGTCTGCCACCAACGTCTGGAACAAATCGTGCCGGGTCGCCACGAATTGCATCTGTTCCCCGATTATGGCCACGCCGATGTGATTATGGGCAAAAACGCCGCGCAAGACATCTATCCGCGCTTCGTGGAATTTTTACAAAAACACCGTAATTGA
- a CDS encoding GMC oxidoreductase — MANQNFDYEAIVIGSGFGGSISFCRLAQKWGSKVLLLERGRHYPMGSFARSPKQISDSFWSVEGDAVDRPRHIQNKNLRGLFDIRNYKKMDAVISAGLGGGSLIYANVFLEPPEQVFEQGWPTGLDKTTLAPYYKIAKQVLGARPVPSWQTDDRRKIVRTELFQEFAAHDNRTSKLADICVFFGNDYNYQGSDTPIPIGLQEKNRYGATQTSCTYCGECDVGCNTHSKNTLDLNYIHAGQQTHGGQVFTDCQAEKIIPLNQHGDDDSSAGGEFGYRVEFQNFASGKLESLKTRRVVVSAGTFGSNELLLRCRDVHRSLPKLSEQLGRWFSGNGDFLSFVIEGKKDADPNYGPVITQYTDYNLFDRFNRQQAFVLEDASYPASLAWYIEGVFPTSTLRKLVRAAKALIEWLKKYLSNGVWNGTLGFSLHEILKDDLSSKSVVMLCMGLDNGDGTLTLNKADRIDLDWPQDTSMSLYLAILAVGERFKKFVKSNWFFPLPTWDLPIRHNVTVHPLGGCILADSPDKGVVSGHPEQRGQAFGYQGLYVVDGSILPSAVGANPVATISATAEWIAEGITGIKPDASLGV, encoded by the coding sequence ATGGCTAATCAGAACTTCGATTACGAAGCGATAGTCATCGGTAGCGGCTTCGGTGGCTCCATCAGCTTTTGCCGACTGGCGCAAAAGTGGGGCTCCAAGGTGCTGTTACTGGAACGCGGTAGGCATTATCCGATGGGCTCTTTCGCCCGCTCACCCAAGCAAATTTCCGACAGTTTTTGGAGTGTGGAAGGCGACGCGGTAGACCGACCGCGTCACATTCAAAACAAAAATTTGCGTGGCCTGTTCGACATCCGTAACTACAAGAAAATGGATGCGGTAATTTCGGCGGGCCTGGGCGGCGGTTCGCTGATTTACGCCAACGTCTTTCTGGAACCACCTGAACAAGTATTCGAGCAAGGCTGGCCGACCGGCTTAGATAAAACCACCCTCGCTCCCTATTATAAAATAGCCAAACAAGTCTTGGGTGCCCGCCCGGTGCCATCCTGGCAAACCGACGACCGCCGAAAAATCGTCCGTACCGAACTTTTTCAAGAGTTTGCCGCCCACGATAACCGCACCAGCAAATTGGCCGACATTTGCGTGTTCTTTGGTAACGATTACAACTACCAAGGTTCAGACACACCTATCCCTATCGGTTTGCAAGAAAAAAATCGTTACGGCGCCACGCAAACCTCGTGTACCTATTGCGGCGAATGCGATGTGGGTTGCAATACCCACTCCAAAAATACCCTGGATCTTAACTATATCCACGCCGGCCAGCAGACCCATGGCGGCCAAGTATTTACCGACTGCCAAGCCGAAAAAATTATTCCTCTCAATCAGCATGGCGATGACGACAGCTCCGCTGGCGGGGAATTCGGTTATCGGGTGGAATTTCAAAATTTCGCCTCGGGAAAGCTGGAAAGCCTGAAAACCCGCCGCGTGGTGGTATCGGCGGGCACGTTCGGCAGCAATGAGTTGTTGCTGCGCTGCCGCGATGTGCATCGCAGCCTACCCAAACTCAGCGAACAACTGGGACGCTGGTTCTCCGGCAACGGCGACTTTTTATCGTTCGTGATCGAAGGCAAAAAAGACGCCGATCCCAACTACGGACCGGTGATTACCCAATACACCGATTACAACCTGTTCGACCGCTTCAACAGACAGCAGGCTTTTGTATTGGAAGATGCCTCCTATCCGGCTTCACTGGCCTGGTATATCGAAGGCGTATTCCCGACCAGCACCTTGCGCAAGCTGGTCCGCGCCGCGAAAGCCCTGATCGAATGGCTGAAAAAATACCTGAGCAACGGCGTGTGGAACGGCACTTTGGGGTTCTCGCTGCACGAGATATTAAAGGACGATTTATCTTCAAAATCCGTAGTGATGCTGTGCATGGGCCTGGATAACGGCGACGGCACACTGACGTTGAATAAGGCAGACCGTATCGATTTGGACTGGCCGCAAGATACCAGCATGAGCTTGTATCTTGCCATCCTCGCCGTCGGAGAGCGCTTCAAAAAATTTGTCAAATCCAATTGGTTTTTCCCGCTGCCGACCTGGGACTTGCCGATCCGCCACAACGTGACCGTACATCCTTTGGGCGGCTGTATCTTGGCCGACTCGCCGGATAAGGGCGTGGTCAGCGGCCATCCCGAGCAGCGCGGCCAAGCCTTCGGTTATCAGGGCTTGTATGTGGTGGACGGCTCGATCTTGCCGAGCGCGGTCGGTGCCAATCCGGTAGCGACCATTTCCGCGACCGCGGAATGGATTGCGGAAGGCATCACCGGCATCAAACCCGATGCCAGCCTGGGCGTGTAA
- a CDS encoding NADP-dependent isocitrate dehydrogenase, with amino-acid sequence MKKISVKNPVVEIDGDEMTRIIWHFIKDQLILPYLDLQIDYYDLGIEQRDATDDQVTIDAAHAIQKHGVGIKCATITPDEARVEEFGLKKMYKSPNGTIRNILDGTVFREPIICNNVPRLVPNWTQPICIGRHAFGDQYRATDFVTKGKGKLKISFTPDDGSAEQSFEVYHFEGDGVALAMYNTDESIAGFARSCFNVALDRGWPLYLSTKNTILKKYDGRFKDIFEEIYQAEYKDLYEAKGIVYEHKLIDDMVASALKWNGAFVWACKNYDGDVQSDTVAQGFGSLGLMTSTLVTPDGKTMEAEAAHGTVTRHYRMHQQGKKTSTNPIASIFAWTRGLAFRGKLDDNAELINFCETLEKVCVDTVEAGQMTKDLALCIYGDDLNDSHYLTTEDFLEALRVNLEQSLSA; translated from the coding sequence ATGAAGAAAATATCCGTCAAAAATCCGGTGGTGGAGATCGACGGGGATGAAATGACCCGCATCATCTGGCATTTCATCAAAGACCAATTGATTCTGCCTTACCTGGATCTGCAAATCGATTATTACGACTTAGGCATAGAGCAGCGCGATGCCACTGACGATCAGGTCACCATCGATGCCGCCCACGCTATCCAAAAGCATGGTGTGGGTATCAAGTGCGCCACCATCACTCCAGACGAAGCGCGGGTGGAAGAGTTTGGCTTGAAAAAAATGTACAAATCGCCCAACGGCACCATTCGTAATATTCTGGATGGCACGGTGTTCCGCGAACCGATCATCTGCAATAACGTGCCGCGCCTGGTGCCGAATTGGACACAGCCTATCTGCATCGGTCGGCATGCGTTCGGTGACCAATACCGCGCTACCGATTTTGTCACCAAAGGCAAGGGTAAATTAAAGATCAGCTTTACCCCGGACGACGGCAGTGCCGAACAATCCTTTGAGGTCTATCACTTCGAAGGCGATGGCGTGGCCTTGGCGATGTACAACACCGACGAATCCATCGCCGGCTTCGCCCGCAGCTGTTTCAACGTGGCGCTGGATAGAGGCTGGCCTTTGTATCTATCCACCAAAAATACCATCCTGAAAAAATACGACGGCCGCTTCAAAGACATCTTCGAAGAGATTTACCAGGCCGAATACAAAGATTTATACGAAGCCAAAGGCATCGTCTACGAACACAAGCTGATCGACGACATGGTGGCATCGGCGTTGAAATGGAACGGCGCCTTTGTCTGGGCCTGCAAGAACTACGACGGCGACGTGCAATCCGATACCGTCGCGCAAGGCTTCGGCTCGCTGGGTTTGATGACATCTACCTTGGTGACGCCGGACGGCAAAACCATGGAAGCAGAGGCCGCGCACGGCACTGTTACCCGGCATTACCGCATGCATCAACAGGGCAAGAAAACCTCGACCAATCCAATCGCTTCGATCTTTGCCTGGACCCGTGGCTTGGCATTTCGCGGCAAGTTGGACGACAACGCCGAGTTGATCAATTTCTGCGAAACCTTGGAAAAAGTTTGTGTCGATACCGTCGAAGCCGGGCAAATGACCAAGGATTTGGCCTTGTGCATCTACGGCGACGATTTAAACGACTCGCATTACTTAACGACTGAGGATTTTCTGGAGGCCCTGCGCGTCAACCTGGAGCAAAGCCTTTCCGCCTGA
- a CDS encoding response regulator has translation MRLLLVEDDAILGDGLKAGLTLEGYAVDWLIDGAQADEALKLNHYDLVVLDLNLPRMDGMSVLKNLRRRKDSTPVLVLTAREGVAERVAGLDNGADDFVTKPFDLAEICARLRALARRHDGHNLPLVEHKGVTIDPAAHQVYFNGKPIDLAQKEFEVLSYLMGHIGQVISRARLEESLYAWGSEVESNAVEVHIHHLRKKLDTNLIRTIRGVGYIIDEN, from the coding sequence ATGCGCTTATTATTGGTAGAAGACGATGCCATCCTCGGTGATGGTTTGAAAGCCGGCTTGACGCTGGAAGGTTATGCGGTGGATTGGTTGATCGACGGCGCGCAAGCCGACGAAGCCCTGAAATTGAACCATTATGACCTAGTGGTGTTGGACCTGAACTTGCCGCGCATGGACGGTATGAGCGTGTTGAAAAACCTGCGCCGCCGTAAGGACAGTACCCCTGTTTTGGTATTGACCGCTCGCGAAGGCGTCGCCGAACGGGTGGCCGGATTGGATAATGGTGCCGACGATTTTGTCACCAAACCCTTCGACCTAGCGGAAATTTGCGCGCGCTTGCGGGCCTTGGCCCGGCGTCACGATGGTCATAACCTGCCCTTGGTCGAACATAAAGGCGTCACCATAGACCCCGCCGCGCATCAGGTGTACTTCAATGGCAAACCCATTGATTTGGCGCAAAAGGAATTTGAAGTACTTAGCTATCTAATGGGCCATATCGGCCAGGTTATTTCCCGGGCCCGCCTGGAAGAGTCCTTGTATGCTTGGGGCTCGGAAGTGGAAAGCAATGCCGTGGAAGTGCATATCCATCATCTGCGGAAAAAACTGGATACCAATCTGATTCGCACCATACGCGGGGTCGGTTACATCATCGACGAGAACTAA
- a CDS encoding ATP-binding protein, producing MAKRFRLAPRSLKKQLLLSLLTSLLLVWGVTAYISYKQTRDEITELFNAELAQSARVVHAFVENMVRQRALTKLWERDKTPELFDTPILGHKYERKIAFQLRSVKEGLVLRSESAPEFALSLTRNGYSETMLDGQLWHVFSLSTENGNYVIHVGQRDDIRRELVEGIAGQQVIGFLIALPILGMMIWWIVSRTLSPVNQVKEQLASRAAGYLQPLSVDSLPDEVLPVVTQINSLFAMLEQAFANERNFTSDASHELRTPLAGLLTQIQVAQKTTDTQMRDQALQKAQQAVSRMTHTVQQLLTLSRVQHQQAGIAKQAVDVNEALIEVISDLDHAARDKRIDIELQGEPGLLIDANPQLFQVLIRNLIDNAIKYSPIEGHIKVACRREKNRLQLTVDDSGPGVADDDYQRITQRFYRCVETANSVEGSGLGLSIVQRIVALHAAEIDFAKSGLGGLQARLQMDLAGFPSVK from the coding sequence ATGGCCAAACGTTTTCGTCTGGCGCCGCGTTCGCTGAAAAAGCAGCTGCTGCTGTCGCTCCTCACCTCGCTGTTGCTGGTTTGGGGCGTGACCGCCTACATCAGTTACAAACAAACCCGCGACGAAATCACCGAACTATTCAACGCCGAATTAGCTCAGTCGGCACGCGTGGTACACGCCTTTGTCGAGAACATGGTCCGGCAACGGGCCCTGACCAAGCTCTGGGAGCGCGACAAAACTCCGGAGCTGTTCGACACGCCCATCCTCGGTCACAAGTACGAACGCAAGATTGCCTTTCAGCTACGTTCAGTGAAAGAGGGGCTGGTGTTGCGCTCGGAAAGCGCACCGGAATTTGCGCTGTCCTTGACGCGAAACGGCTACAGCGAAACCATGCTGGATGGGCAGCTATGGCACGTATTTAGTTTGAGTACGGAAAACGGCAATTATGTGATTCATGTTGGCCAGCGCGACGATATCCGCCGGGAATTGGTGGAAGGCATCGCCGGCCAGCAAGTGATCGGTTTTTTGATCGCATTGCCGATATTGGGCATGATGATCTGGTGGATCGTCAGTCGTACCTTGTCGCCGGTCAATCAGGTCAAGGAACAACTGGCCAGCCGCGCCGCCGGCTATCTGCAACCGCTGTCGGTTGATAGTTTGCCGGACGAAGTGTTGCCGGTGGTCACGCAAATCAATAGCTTGTTTGCGATGCTGGAACAGGCTTTTGCTAATGAGCGCAACTTTACCTCCGACGCCTCCCACGAACTGCGCACGCCATTGGCGGGTCTGTTGACACAAATTCAGGTGGCACAAAAAACCACCGATACGCAAATGCGCGACCAAGCCTTGCAAAAAGCCCAGCAAGCGGTATCGCGGATGACACATACCGTACAGCAATTGCTGACCTTGTCACGGGTGCAACATCAGCAGGCCGGGATTGCCAAGCAGGCAGTAGACGTGAACGAAGCCTTGATCGAAGTGATTTCCGACCTGGACCACGCCGCCCGTGACAAGCGTATCGATATAGAACTGCAAGGCGAACCGGGTCTGTTGATCGACGCCAATCCGCAGTTATTTCAAGTGTTGATACGCAACTTGATCGATAACGCCATTAAATATTCGCCGATTGAAGGACACATCAAAGTAGCTTGTCGCCGCGAAAAAAACCGCTTGCAGCTGACGGTAGACGACAGCGGCCCCGGTGTTGCCGACGACGATTACCAGCGCATCACCCAGCGTTTTTACCGTTGCGTGGAAACCGCCAATAGCGTTGAGGGCAGCGGCTTGGGGCTATCGATTGTGCAACGCATCGTGGCCTTGCATGCGGCAGAGATCGATTTTGCCAAGTCGGGGTTGGGTGGGTTGCAAGCGCGGTTACAAATGGATTTGGCGGGTTTTCCGTCTGTGAAGTAG
- a CDS encoding HXXEE domain-containing protein, with product MLNRIILNWVYGGFMAGLLLLLLAPLLTAAWPAALTATFILLPVYMLHQYEEHDRDRFRLFFNATIGKGKDVLSPTAVFITNVPGVWGVITLSLYLAAEGHVGWALIAVYLVLVNALVHVIHAFVFRGYNPGLGTALALFIPFGAYAWRQVQIAGGGTPTFHAIGLVTAITIHAAILLHVRRQL from the coding sequence ATGCTTAATCGAATCATCCTAAACTGGGTTTATGGGGGCTTCATGGCCGGCCTGCTTTTGCTGTTGCTTGCGCCCTTGCTGACAGCAGCATGGCCCGCAGCATTGACCGCGACGTTTATTTTGTTGCCGGTTTATATGCTGCATCAATACGAAGAGCACGACCGTGATCGTTTCCGCCTGTTCTTCAATGCGACGATAGGCAAAGGCAAGGATGTGCTCTCGCCAACTGCGGTATTTATCACCAACGTACCCGGCGTTTGGGGTGTCATCACCTTGTCGTTGTATTTGGCGGCGGAGGGCCATGTTGGCTGGGCACTCATCGCGGTATATCTGGTGTTGGTCAATGCTTTAGTCCACGTCATCCATGCCTTCGTCTTTCGCGGCTACAATCCCGGCCTCGGTACTGCGCTGGCGCTGTTCATCCCCTTTGGCGCATATGCCTGGCGGCAGGTGCAAATCGCGGGCGGAGGAACGCCGACATTTCATGCGATAGGCCTGGTAACGGCGATTACTATCCACGCGGCTATTTTGCTGCATGTGCGGCGGCAGCTTTAG
- a CDS encoding sialidase family protein, giving the protein MTASLVLCGCAEQGTESVATKPSLGVTLISPIDPQALAIQNVVSFDVYVDRQTVHAAFVAMPTGSKQSYIGYLHSEDGGLHWSQPNALSPQFNQPVEAKIGNDIQIAAAGDKLLIVWQTTGELPGMGPLLTAYSTDAGKTWQQGAKPTGSDADQSHHELLADQEGRFHAVWLDDRDENGYQGVRYARSSDIGKSWELAQTIDDSSCSCCWNRMALSADGKLNLLYRDMQPRDMALAQSADGGVSWQHLSTVGEFNWTFDGCPHNGGGLSVAGDGALHSLVWTGAENQVGLYHMQSADSGKSWTPPQRLGDAGAFHADIAFGAGRLVAVWDALGPEGSKVFVSESVDNGEQWSASKLLSSANASATFPRIVATPTGLLAMWLEQTAAGKQWSAAVLQ; this is encoded by the coding sequence ATGACAGCCAGCCTGGTTTTGTGTGGCTGCGCTGAGCAAGGCACTGAGTCGGTTGCAACCAAGCCATCACTAGGAGTCACTCTGATCAGCCCCATCGACCCACAAGCGCTGGCGATTCAAAACGTGGTCAGTTTCGATGTCTATGTTGATCGGCAGACCGTGCATGCAGCCTTCGTCGCGATGCCAACCGGCAGCAAACAATCTTATATCGGCTATCTGCATTCCGAAGACGGCGGCCTGCATTGGTCGCAACCCAACGCTTTAAGCCCGCAATTTAACCAGCCTGTTGAGGCGAAAATCGGCAACGATATACAAATTGCCGCAGCCGGCGACAAATTGTTGATCGTCTGGCAAACTACCGGCGAATTGCCCGGCATGGGCCCACTATTGACGGCTTATTCCACTGATGCCGGCAAAACTTGGCAACAAGGCGCCAAGCCAACCGGCAGCGACGCGGACCAATCCCATCATGAACTGTTGGCAGACCAGGAAGGCCGCTTTCATGCGGTGTGGCTGGACGATAGAGACGAAAACGGTTACCAGGGCGTGCGCTATGCGCGCAGCAGCGACATCGGCAAAAGCTGGGAGTTGGCGCAGACTATCGACGATTCCAGTTGCTCCTGCTGCTGGAACCGCATGGCTTTAAGTGCAGACGGTAAGCTGAATCTGTTGTATCGGGATATGCAGCCGCGCGACATGGCGCTGGCGCAAAGCGCCGATGGCGGCGTCAGTTGGCAACACCTGAGTACGGTTGGTGAGTTCAACTGGACTTTCGACGGCTGTCCGCATAATGGCGGCGGCTTGAGTGTGGCCGGCGACGGTGCCTTACATAGTTTGGTATGGACCGGCGCGGAAAATCAGGTGGGGTTGTATCATATGCAATCAGCGGACAGCGGCAAAAGCTGGACACCGCCGCAACGGCTCGGCGATGCCGGCGCGTTTCATGCGGACATCGCGTTCGGGGCCGGGCGCTTAGTCGCGGTATGGGATGCACTGGGACCGGAAGGCTCTAAAGTGTTTGTCTCGGAATCCGTCGATAATGGCGAGCAGTGGTCGGCAAGCAAGTTGCTATCATCCGCCAACGCTTCGGCGACCTTCCCGCGCATCGTCGCCACGCCGACTGGATTGTTGGCGATGTGGTTAGAGCAAACAGCGGCCGGCAAGCAATGGTCGGCGGCGGTTTTACAGTGA
- a CDS encoding copper resistance CopC family protein gives MPKLDITKIIKPGLLALALFSPVSAFAHAILVKSQPAKDEVVTESPKQIDLWFNDAVRSEYKALAVIDSTGKRVDNHDVAQSLTNGANIYATVPTLAPGTYTIRYRVVSEDTHIVTGKFEFTIKP, from the coding sequence ATGCCCAAGTTAGATATAACAAAAATAATAAAACCCGGCTTGTTGGCGCTCGCGTTATTCAGCCCGGTCTCGGCATTTGCGCACGCTATTCTGGTGAAATCGCAACCGGCCAAAGACGAAGTCGTCACAGAATCACCCAAGCAAATCGACCTGTGGTTTAACGACGCAGTGCGTAGCGAATACAAAGCCCTGGCCGTCATCGACAGCACCGGCAAACGCGTGGATAACCATGATGTCGCGCAAAGCCTGACCAATGGTGCCAACATTTACGCGACGGTGCCGACACTGGCGCCCGGCACGTATACCATTCGCTACCGGGTAGTCTCAGAGGATACTCATATCGTCACCGGTAAGTTCGAATTTACCATCAAACCCTAG
- a CDS encoding HupE/UreJ family protein, giving the protein MTSGLKMHRLFAGWQCLLLVCLLLQSGWAAAHDPGLSSIDVSVKSEQVVAKLTFALQDIEAFAPMDSDLDAEVSAAEREAAKPDIAKMLAAQLRVNIDGADVQAAAPGTVVYDEQNNAHVEFIFQSVPHQQLQVQSKLLAWLPDGHQQYVTVRDAAGKTLSEKMLSRADDQLQLVLSPADQSVAQNDSRFSAFADFLKLGIEHILTGYDHLLFLFALLAVTHSFWPAIKIVTFFTIAHSITLAFAGLNIIELPSSFVEPVIALTIIYVAVENIIRGDHPKGRQWLTFGFGLIHGFGFASVLREMNISSGDTGILLPLLSFNLGIETGQIAVASVVLPIIWWLNNKPAFAEKFLKGCSAMVALMGAYWLLERTVL; this is encoded by the coding sequence ATGACGAGCGGATTGAAAATGCATAGGCTGTTTGCCGGCTGGCAATGCCTGCTGCTGGTTTGTTTGCTGCTGCAATCGGGCTGGGCAGCCGCGCACGATCCTGGTCTAAGTTCGATAGATGTGTCTGTCAAATCCGAGCAAGTCGTAGCTAAATTGACCTTTGCCCTGCAAGACATCGAAGCCTTTGCGCCGATGGACAGCGACCTGGATGCAGAGGTTAGCGCTGCCGAGCGTGAAGCCGCCAAGCCGGACATCGCCAAAATGCTGGCTGCGCAGTTGCGGGTCAATATTGATGGCGCTGATGTGCAAGCCGCGGCGCCAGGGACTGTCGTTTACGATGAACAGAACAATGCTCATGTCGAATTTATTTTTCAATCGGTGCCGCACCAACAGTTGCAGGTGCAATCCAAGTTATTGGCCTGGCTACCTGACGGGCATCAGCAGTATGTCACGGTACGCGACGCCGCCGGTAAAACACTGAGCGAGAAGATGCTAAGCAGGGCGGACGACCAGTTGCAATTGGTATTGTCCCCTGCGGATCAATCCGTGGCGCAAAACGATTCCCGATTTTCCGCGTTTGCGGATTTTTTGAAGCTGGGCATCGAGCACATCCTCACCGGTTACGACCACCTGTTATTCTTGTTTGCCTTGCTGGCCGTCACGCATAGTTTCTGGCCGGCAATCAAGATCGTCACCTTCTTTACCATCGCCCATTCCATCACCTTGGCGTTTGCAGGGCTTAATATCATCGAGTTACCCAGCAGCTTTGTCGAACCGGTAATCGCGCTGACCATCATTTACGTGGCGGTAGAAAACATTATACGTGGCGATCACCCGAAAGGCCGGCAGTGGCTGACCTTCGGCTTTGGCTTGATTCACGGCTTTGGCTTTGCGAGTGTGCTGCGGGAAATGAATATTTCCAGCGGCGACACCGGCATCTTGTTGCCCTTGCTGTCGTTTAACCTAGGCATAGAAACCGGCCAAATCGCGGTGGCGTCGGTGGTGTTGCCTATCATCTGGTGGCTAAACAACAAGCCGGCTTTTGCCGAGAAATTCTTGAAAGGTTGTTCGGCCATGGTGGCCTTGATGGGGGCTTATTGGCTATTGGAGCGGACGGTTTTGTAA